A part of Mucilaginibacter defluvii genomic DNA contains:
- the metE gene encoding 5-methyltetrahydropteroyltriglutamate--homocysteine S-methyltransferase has protein sequence MLTQNLGYPRIGSRRELKKACENYWAGKIDLKELNQVGKAIKEENWQTQLDAGINLIPCNDFSFYDQVLDMSLLLGVIPERFAPVLTEVKTNTETDLYFAMARGYQQNGLDITALEMTKWFDTNYHYLVPEFTQVQEFRIFSEKPFAEYQQARQYLGNNAKPVLIGPVTYLLLGKEKGSRFERIDLIKKLVPVYVDIINRLKQQGAEWIQIDEPVLALDLSQKEKEAFEYAYKLISNRVNGVNILVATYFDALHDNTSLAVNLPVAALHIDLVRAPQQLNDVLAQLPESLSLSLGVIDGRNIWKNDYKASLELIEKAKAAIGAGRVMIAPSCSLLHSPVDLGLETELDYGLKNWMSFARQKLNEIKELKAIATGTDDQQYLQANQQSIEARKLSTRVHKVAVKQRIAELTEADDKRVSGFANRQQIQQQRFKLPAFPTTTIGSFPQTEDIRQLRAKFKKRELSAADYEKAIEQATIDAIRWQEEIGIDVLVHGEFERNDMVEYFGEQLDGFAFTKNGWVQSYGSRCVKPPVIYGDVLRPRDMTVRWSRFAAAQTDKLMKGMLTGPVTILQWSFVRDDQPREVTANQIALAIRDEVVALEQNGIGIIQIDEPAIREGLPLRKANRAAYLNWAVKAFRISASGVTDETQIHTHMCYSEFNDIIEHIAAMDADVITIETSRSQMELLEAFANFKYPNEIGPGVYDIHSPRVPTTAEMVALLEKAAELLPARNLWVNPDCGLKTRKWPETKVALQNMVAAAQQARQSIKAEATI, from the coding sequence ATGCTAACGCAAAACTTAGGTTACCCGCGCATTGGTAGCCGCCGTGAACTCAAAAAAGCCTGCGAAAATTACTGGGCAGGCAAAATCGACCTGAAAGAACTGAACCAGGTTGGAAAAGCAATTAAGGAAGAAAACTGGCAAACACAACTGGATGCGGGTATTAACCTGATACCTTGTAACGATTTCAGTTTTTACGACCAGGTGCTGGATATGAGCCTGCTGTTGGGGGTAATACCCGAGCGCTTTGCCCCAGTGCTTACCGAAGTTAAAACTAATACCGAAACTGACTTGTATTTTGCCATGGCCCGCGGCTATCAGCAAAACGGATTGGATATTACGGCACTGGAAATGACCAAGTGGTTTGATACCAATTACCATTACCTGGTACCCGAGTTTACCCAGGTGCAGGAATTCCGTATATTCTCTGAAAAACCATTTGCCGAGTACCAGCAAGCCCGCCAATACCTGGGCAACAATGCCAAACCCGTATTGATTGGCCCGGTAACTTACCTGTTATTGGGCAAAGAAAAAGGCAGCCGCTTTGAACGTATCGACCTGATAAAGAAACTGGTACCTGTCTATGTCGACATCATCAATCGCTTAAAGCAACAAGGCGCAGAATGGATACAGATAGATGAACCTGTACTGGCGCTTGATCTGTCGCAAAAAGAGAAGGAAGCCTTTGAATATGCCTATAAATTGATAAGCAATCGTGTTAACGGTGTAAATATTTTAGTAGCTACTTATTTTGATGCCCTGCATGATAATACCTCGCTTGCCGTAAATCTGCCGGTTGCCGCCCTGCATATTGACCTGGTACGCGCGCCGCAACAATTGAATGACGTGTTGGCACAACTGCCTGAAAGCCTGAGCCTGTCGTTAGGTGTAATTGATGGCCGTAACATCTGGAAGAATGATTATAAAGCGTCGTTGGAATTGATAGAAAAAGCGAAAGCTGCTATCGGTGCCGGGCGTGTTATGATAGCGCCATCATGTTCACTGCTGCATAGTCCGGTTGATCTCGGCCTGGAAACAGAACTTGATTACGGTCTTAAAAACTGGATGAGTTTTGCCAGGCAGAAGCTGAACGAGATAAAAGAGCTTAAAGCCATAGCTACTGGTACTGATGATCAGCAATATCTGCAAGCCAATCAACAATCTATCGAGGCACGCAAATTATCAACACGGGTGCACAAAGTAGCCGTTAAACAACGTATCGCTGAACTGACCGAAGCCGACGATAAACGTGTAAGCGGCTTTGCCAACAGGCAGCAAATACAGCAGCAGCGTTTTAAACTCCCGGCCTTCCCTACAACTACCATTGGCTCGTTCCCGCAAACTGAAGATATACGCCAGCTGCGGGCTAAATTTAAAAAGCGCGAGCTAAGCGCCGCTGATTATGAAAAGGCTATTGAGCAAGCCACCATAGATGCCATACGCTGGCAGGAAGAAATTGGTATTGACGTACTGGTACATGGCGAGTTTGAACGTAACGATATGGTTGAATACTTCGGCGAGCAACTGGACGGCTTTGCTTTTACCAAAAACGGCTGGGTGCAAAGTTATGGCAGCCGCTGCGTAAAGCCGCCTGTAATTTATGGCGATGTTTTGCGCCCGCGCGATATGACGGTTAGGTGGAGCCGCTTTGCTGCAGCCCAAACTGATAAGCTGATGAAAGGGATGCTTACCGGGCCGGTGACTATACTGCAATGGTCGTTTGTGCGGGATGACCAGCCGCGCGAGGTTACCGCCAACCAGATAGCCCTGGCCATACGTGATGAGGTGGTTGCCCTTGAGCAAAACGGCATCGGCATTATACAGATAGATGAGCCCGCCATTCGCGAAGGCTTACCGCTGCGCAAGGCTAACCGGGCAGCTTACCTTAACTGGGCTGTAAAGGCCTTTCGCATCTCAGCAAGTGGCGTTACTGATGAAACACAGATACATACGCACATGTGCTACAGCGAGTTTAATGATATTATTGAACATATAGCTGCTATGGATGCCGATGTGATCACCATTGAAACATCGCGCTCGCAAATGGAATTGCTGGAGGCATTCGCCAACTTTAAATACCCTAATGAGATTGGGCCGGGTGTTTATGATATCCACTCGCCGCGCGTACCTACCACAGCCGAGATGGTGGCCCTGCTTGAAAAAGCAGCTGAACTGCTACCCGCCCGTAACCTTTGGGTAAACCCGGATTGCGGCCTTAAAACGCGCAAATGGCCCGAAACTAAAGTGGCGTTGCAAAACATGGTAGCGGCCGCGCAGCAGGCAAGGCAAAGCATAAAAGCTGAAGCAACAATTTAA